Within the Eucalyptus grandis isolate ANBG69807.140 chromosome 1, ASM1654582v1, whole genome shotgun sequence genome, the region gcttctttttttcatttgaaaggaagaaatgaaGCAGTTAACGGTTAGGAATTAGCTCCAAACAAACACCCCCACCCCCaacctaacaaaagaaaagaaagttgacGTTGACGTGGATGAACTTGCAGGTTCCCTCATCCATCAATTGCAGATTGCTCGAGCATCAAAGGGAGGGCGTCAAGTTTTTGTATGGTTTGTACAAGAACAACCATGGAGGTGTTCTTGGTGATGACATGTAAGTGGCTTCTCTTATCTGTGTTGCTTATTTGGAGAAAATAATTCCTTGCTTCTCATTCTTGGTCGCATTGTGTGAACAAAAGGGGTATATTGAGTTGATAGTCTTTAAAGTGAATTGTTTTGACAGATCCAATTAAGGGTCTCATAGCTCTCCAAGATGATGTGATGGATTGTAGATTGTTTAAATCTTGATAATTCCCACATTGATGGGATGACATACAAATCTCCTGTGTGCACGCTTGCACTAAATCATGCAAACCAGAAGagctttgtttttattttgaacTCTGAAATAGTTTCTGGTCCTGCCAGATGTCAGCAATTTTGTGAGCTTAGGCATGCCTTTTATAGTAGATTTGTGCTTGTGCGCATGAGCAACTTTCTAAAAAATttggccataatttttttttgcctgcAATACCAACCTAGGCAAGATAGCAAGTTTACATTTATTttcatgtgctttttttttttggtgcaggGGGCTTGGGAAAACCATTCAAACAATTGCATTTTTGGCTGCTATTTTTGGAAAAGATGCAGAATCTGATATTCTTAAGGGTTCAAGGGAAGGTCATTTACAGAAGAAGCGACCTGTTTTAATAATTTGCCCCACCTCTGTAATCCATAATTGGGAAAGTGAGTTTTCTAAGTGGGCAACTTTTGCTATATCCTTTTATCATGGTGCGAACCGTGAACTTATTCTTGAGAAGTTAGATGCTCATGCTATTGAGGTACTAATAACCAGTTTTGACACGTACAGAATTCATGGTAGCATTTTGTCCGATGTTAAATGGGAAGTTGTGATAATTGATGAGGCACATAAGCTCAAAAACGAGAAATCAAAGCTCTATGCATCGTGTTTAGATATCAAGACCCCCCATCGTATTGGTCTAACGGGAACAATAATGCAGAATAAGATCATGGAACTGTTTAATTTATTCGATTTGGTCGCACCGGGATCCTTGGGGACGAGGGAGCATTTTCGGGATTTCTACGATGAACCTCTCAAGCATGGTCAGCGATCCACTGCTCCAGAAAAATTTGTGCAGATTGCTGATAAGCGAAAACAACACCTAGTGGGAGTTCTTCATAAATATATGCTGAGAAGGACGAAAGAGGAGACTATTGGGCATCTTATGATGGGTAAGGAAGATAATGTCGTGTTCTGCGCAATGAGTGAATTACAAAAAAGAGTGTATAGGAGAATGTTACAGTTGCCTGATATCCAGTGCCTTATTAATAAGGACATCCCTTGTAGTTGTGGAAGCCCACTTAGTCAAGTTGAATGTTGCAAGAGGACTGTACCAGATGGGATCATTTGGCCTCACCTTCACAGGGATAACCCTGAGGGTTGTGATTCATGTCCATTTTGCCTTGTCCTGCCTTGCCTTATCAAGCTTCAGCAGGTGAATGAGCTTGCAAATTTTTGTCTATTTCTCAAGTGAATTGGTTTAACCCCCATAATTAATCATATGAGCCATTCAATCCTGTTTGATAGCTGGTTGTGTTTTTCTTGGATGAAAACAAAATGAGGTTTTAAATGGGAATGTAGGATTTGGGTTGATAGTGGATAATCTATGGTCATTCATTGCAACATTGAATATAGATTGGAAGATCCAATTTTGGATATTGACTAGAGGCGTCCTCTTCTATATAAGTTCACCATCTTTGGAAGTATGAATGGATTTTATCTCATAGAACATGCATACACTGGTAGACAATGATTCATGTGTGTTGTAGCCTTTCTTGTTGTCCAAATGTCATATACCCAATAATTGTATGCAGAGTTCAGGGGGGAGAGAGGCCGAGAAAGAGAGTTTCTGCTGGAGAATATTGAATTATGAGCATAGGGATGATGAGAATGAGTCCAATTCTAGAGATCAGCATGGAtaatggaaaaattgaaatgcaCTTAATCTTTTACTTTGTAATTGACTCGCGCTCCAAATTTCTACTGAATGCCAGTCATGGTATTTCTCTTTTTCAGCATGTGATATTCTGTGAGGACTTATGCTAATGGCATGTGTGCAATTTGACTTGCCTTACAGATAAGCAATCACCTGGAATTAATTAAGCCTAATCCTAGGGATGAACCAGATAAGCAAAAAAAAGATGCTGAATTTGCCGCTGCTGTTTTTGGCTCTGATATTGATATGGTGGGTGGGAATACCCAGAATGAGAGCTTCATGGGCCTGAGTGATGTTAAACATTGTGGCAAGATGCGAGCCCTTGAAAAGTTAATGCTCTCCTGGATCTCTCAAGGTGACAAAATTCTTCTGTTCAGTTACTCCGTCAGGTATCTACTAAACCTTCTTTACCAAGAAACCTAATCTGAGTGATTTTTCGATTTGATGTGGCATATATTGCCAAGTTATCTCAATTATGAagattgtgtgtgtgtgtgtgtgtgcatgtgtATGCGCATGTGCTTATGTGCGTCGTTGGTAGATCTCCACGTGATCCTCATCATTCCTTTAGTGATAGAGAAGTATACATAATCATCAGGACAATGTATGTTCTGGTAATCTTCAACATCAGTATACCTTGTATCACTGGATAGTTTGTGGCATATTGTGGGGTTGCTCATAAATCCATGAGAAGTAAATCTTTAAGGGACTACTACCATCTGGTCAAAGAATTTTTGTATATGGAGTCAAATTTGGGGATGCCGAATGTTTTGCCATAGTTGTGACTGATTTTTTCTGCCCTTCCATTTAATTATCACCATATATGAAGTTGACTACCATTTCAGGATGTTGGACATACTTGAGAAATTTCTCATACGCAAAGGTTATTGCTTTTCAAGACTGGATGGTTCTACTCCAGCCAACGCACGTCAGACTCTTGTCGATGACTTTAATTCTAGTCCGAGCAAACAGGTCAAGTTTTGCACTGAAAATCATGTTTTAGGATCACTGCACTACAATTGCTGATATGCTCTTATTACTTCAGGTTTTCCTTATATCAACACGAGCTGGTGGGCTTGGGCTGAATCTTGTCAGTGCGAACCGTGTGGTAATATTTGATCCAAACTGGAATCCTGCCCATGATTTGCAGGCCCAGGACAGGTCCTTCCGCTATGGGCAGAAGCGGCATGTTCTGGTCTTCCGTCTTCTTGCAGCTGGCTCTCTCGAAGAAGTTGTTTATTCTCGGCAAGTGTACAAGCAGCAGTTGTCCAACATTGCTGTTTCtgggaaaatggaaaagagataCTTTGAGGGAGTGCAGGTAGAGTAAATCTGCTTGCTTTGATTTTTCTGACTTATTTATAGGTCATATACTGGCTTTTGATGCTGTTTTGCACCTTGGTTTCCAGGACTGCAAGGAGTTTCAGGGCGAGCTTTTCGGAATCTGCAATTTGTTCCGGGATCTGTCTGATAAACTTTTCACTAGTGAGATTATTGAACCACGTGGGGAACAAAGACTGGAAAGTGAAACACGCCTTGATGCAAAGCACAAGTCAACTGAATGGGGTAACAGTGATGTTCCTCAAGAGGAAGTCAGCTCAACAAAGATCTCTGAAAATAGAAAGCTTTATGATCGACAAAAAGCTATGACTATTAAGCCAACACTTGAAGACTTGGGTAAGTTCATTTTGCAGCTAAATCTCTTGATAATTGAGTTGTCAAATCTTTCATGGATTTGCTTCTTCCCAATTTTAATTGGCAGTTCTTTTCTACTGATGTCTCGTGTAAATTATGACCCCTTTTTTTTATCGGAAAAAGGCACtcttttctcttcattgtaTTTTCTTATTGTACATTGGCAATTGTCAGGAGAAAGTTTTGACTTATTGGACATATGAAAATGTACTCGTTTGTGGAGTTAAATAGTAGTGCCAAGATGAAGAGCTGCATTATGGGCATTGTTATGCCAGACTAACTTAGGGCATATAATTCTATACAGACCTCTTAGATTGGCAAATATTGTCAAACCTTTACATTTCGAAAGTATGGACAGGCTAACTTAGGGTGGATAATTTAAAACAGACCTCTTGGATTGGCAAATATTGTCAAACCTTGACATTTCGTCAGTATGACCCTGCGTTATCTTCATTTTGTTGGAGAAACCGTAAGGAGAAACCTTGTAATGAATTTTTTGGCATTATTTAAGTTTTGTTCTTTCCTTGTGTTGTGACTTCTAAAAGTTTTTCCTTATACTATATTTTCACAAACCTTTGGTTTGCAGTTATAGCGGATTTGCTGGTGCAACCACTCTCATAGTGCTTGTCCTTCCATAGTTAATTTATGTGAAATAAAGAAGGGAATTATGGAAGTAGGAAGTTTGCATTCCATAGGTCAAGGACAGTTGATCTAATCCTGTGAATAGGTTGTGATATTTGGCCGTCTGACTTTGCGATATTTTTCAATGGTCAACTGAAGTGCCGCATTAATTGCTTGTGACAATGTGCTGAGTTATCTCATACATGTCCGACCCAAAATCACATTTGGAAAGTCGTAGTTGGAAAAGATAATTTTGCAgatttgtttttcaaattaaagTCTCTATTCCATGCGTTTGAACTTGTACCTTTGTAAATAGtgtgcattttttttcctgtgaAGTGAGCACAGGGAATTAGCATTAGAATTTAGCAGACTTTGGTTGGTCCTTTTGGATTAATGGATGTTGTGATGGTCAGGTATTGTATATGCTCACCGAAATGAGCATATCGTAAATTTTGGTCCGGGAATTGAAATGAATCCAATAAACATGCCCCAGAATGATAAGCAGCTCTCAGTTCATTTTAAGAGTAAAAGAAAGCCTGGTCACGGTAGTGGAGAAACGGAGGCGTCTACAACCAGGAATTCGAAAAGAGTTCAATTTAAGCTTGTTGCAGAGTTCAAGGGTATGAATGAGATCGAGTTCAGCAAGTGGCTAGTATCGGCAACTCCTTTGGAACGGGAAAGGGTGCTTCATGACTTCAAGGGAAGAAAGCGAAAGATTCCAAATGGTTGAAGTATTCCTTAACATTTGTAGCTGTAGAGCAATACTATAAACTGTACGACCAAAGGTCAACACTGTGCATGTTGTACAAAATATAATATCCTTACTCGTCATATCAGTTTGTGCAGATGTAATTGTTTGAGGTGccagaaaaagaagatgggaacTCAGTGCTCATCATTCACATCTGTTATTCTACATAGCCATGTTCTCTTCTCACGTTGAAATTGTGTATAGATCTCCAGTCAAATTGATTTGTAATATGTCGATTACCTTGTGAGTTTTCTAGTAAGTTGTTTTGGCCGCTGGTCAGGGTGTAAAGCAATGTGAAACCAAAATACCCAACAAGCATTAGCTCTCCTTGAAAAGGAGGTTATACAGCCGCACCTTCCAGTACGGCTACCTTGTTATGACTTCACTCCGGTCACTAGCCCTGCCTTATTCATAGAATCCTATAGTACTTCCTGCTGACTTCAGCTTCTAAGCTCCTCATTTTACTGCTGACATACTAAAAATGGACTTGGTCCAGCTTGACTTAATCAATCGGTACCAAGTTTGCATTTGTCACAATGTACCATCGGGATGGTAGTCCTTGGAAATGGATAAGAGCAGGC harbors:
- the LOC104440779 gene encoding switch 2, with amino-acid sequence MSLHAWKETLKPCSTLPSSSFLTTADSTSPSKPSLSQQFEPGNLRKPPKSSLSQQLLRLQGSFPSEDRPPHVRAKEDSDRAGLKEGGAEGEEEAEEEEEEEEEEEEVRVLFGRPKSASFQFDHTGPFEPLVLSSERESPVVQVPSSINCRLLEHQREGVKFLYGLYKNNHGGVLGDDMGLGKTIQTIAFLAAIFGKDAESDILKGSREGHLQKKRPVLIICPTSVIHNWESEFSKWATFAISFYHGANRELILEKLDAHAIEVLITSFDTYRIHGSILSDVKWEVVIIDEAHKLKNEKSKLYASCLDIKTPHRIGLTGTIMQNKIMELFNLFDLVAPGSLGTREHFRDFYDEPLKHGQRSTAPEKFVQIADKRKQHLVGVLHKYMLRRTKEETIGHLMMGKEDNVVFCAMSELQKRVYRRMLQLPDIQCLINKDIPCSCGSPLSQVECCKRTVPDGIIWPHLHRDNPEGCDSCPFCLVLPCLIKLQQISNHLELIKPNPRDEPDKQKKDAEFAAAVFGSDIDMVGGNTQNESFMGLSDVKHCGKMRALEKLMLSWISQGDKILLFSYSVRMLDILEKFLIRKGYCFSRLDGSTPANARQTLVDDFNSSPSKQVFLISTRAGGLGLNLVSANRVVIFDPNWNPAHDLQAQDRSFRYGQKRHVLVFRLLAAGSLEEVVYSRQVYKQQLSNIAVSGKMEKRYFEGVQDCKEFQGELFGICNLFRDLSDKLFTSEIIEPRGEQRLESETRLDAKHKSTEWGNSDVPQEEVSSTKISENRKLYDRQKAMTIKPTLEDLGIVYAHRNEHIVNFGPGIEMNPINMPQNDKQLSVHFKSKRKPGHGSGETEASTTRNSKRVQFKLVAEFKGMNEIEFSKWLVSATPLERERVLHDFKGRKRKIPNG